The Plantactinospora sp. KBS50 sequence GCGCGGCCACGTGGTGCACCGCCACATCCACCGGAGCGTCTCCCGCGGCCTGCACCGCCAGGTCGACGAGCCGGGCCAGCGCCCGTCCGGTGGTCCGGACCCGGTCGCGCAGCGCCAGCGCACCGTCGGCCACGTGCAGGATGGGCTTGACGGCCAGGGCCGTGCCGAGTAGCGCCGACGCCGCGGTGATCCGGCCGCCCCGGCGCAGGAACTCCAGGGTGTCGACGTAGAAGAGGGTGGTCGTGCGGTCGGCGGCGGCAGCGGCGGTCCGGCGTACCTCGGCGAGGTCCGCGCCCCGGGCGGCGGCGGCACCGGCCGCGAGCGCCGGGAAGCCGAGACCCATGCCGGCGGATCGGGAGTCCACCACCTCGACCCGGCCGTCGAGGTCGGCCGCGGCGAGGCGGGCCGCCTCGACGGTGCCGGACAGCTTCGCGGACAGGTGGACCGAGACCACGCCGTCGGCGCCGGCGTCCAGCAACTGCCGGTAGGTGCCGGCCAGTTCCTCGGGAGCCGGCCGGGAGGTGGTGACGGCGACCCGGCGCTCGCACAGGGCCTGGGCGACGTCCGCGGGCGACACCTCGATGCCCTCCCGCCCCGCCGTGCCGTTCATGACCACGGTCAGCGGAACCACCGTCAGCTGGTGGGACAGCTCCGCCGGAAGGTACGCGGTGGAATCGGTGACGACCGCGACGCGCATTCCGGGAACGGTATCGGACGGACTCCACCACGGCCACGGCCACGGCCGGCGGCCGGCGGCCGGTACGTCCGAAGCCGACCCCGGTCAGGTCAGGTTGCCGGCGGCGCGGGTCGCTGGTCGAGCGGGCCGACGTTGTGCCCGCGCAGCTGCCAGCCCCGGGTGGCGTCGTGGCGCACCTCGGTCCAGTGGCAGTTCTGCAGCGAGCCGAGCGACCGGAGCACCGCCGGTCCCCAGCCGAGGATCTGGCCGCAGCCCTGCCGCGCCGCGCCGCCGTGGGTGGCCAGTACGACCGTGCCCCCCGGCACGTCGTCGGCGGCGTCCTGCACCGCGGCACCGACCCGCTTGCTCAGGTCGTCGAGGGCCTCCACCCCGCAGCCGGGGTCCGGGTCGCCGGAGCGCCAGGCCGCGTACTCGGTCGGATGCCGCTCGGCGGCCTCGGTCAGCAGCAGTCCCTGCCACCGGCCGAAGTGCCGTTCCCGCAGCCGGGCGTCGGCGTGCACCGGGAGGCCGGTGAGCGCGGCGAGCGCGGCGGCGGTCTCCCAGGCCCGGCTCAGGTCGCTGGCCACGATGCGGTCGGGGCGCAGCGCGGCCAGCCAGGTGGCCGCCGTGGCGGCCTGTTCCCGGCCCAGGTCGTTGAGGGGGACGTCGGTCTGCCCCTGTACGCGGTTGCCGTTGTTCCAGTCGGTGTTGCCGTGCCGCCAGAGGATCAGCCGGGTCATTCGGCCAGGACCGCCGGCCCCGCCTCGGCGTCGACGAGGTCGCGGTCGACGAACGGGATGGTCGGGCAGTCCTTCCACAGCCGGTCGAGCGCGTAGAACTCGCGCTCCTCGGTGTGCTGGATGTGGATCACCACGTCGACGTAGTCGAGCAGCACCCACCGGCCCGCCCGCTCGCCCTCGCGCTGGACCGGCTTGGCCTTCTCGGGAAGGTTGACCAGGGCCTCCTCGATGGCGTCCACGATCGCGGCGACCTGCCGCTCGTTGGGCGCGGAGGCGATCATGAAGGCATCGGTGATGGCCAGCCGGTCGCCCACGTCGATGATGACGATGTCCTGGGCCTTCTTGTCGGCGGCGGCCTGCGCGGCCGCCATGGCCAGCTCGTGGGCGCGCTCGGGAACTGCCACCATTCTCCTTCGATCTGACGTACGAGTGGCTTCAAGCCTCTCACACGACGGCGCCCGATGCCCTCCCAGTTTCTTCCGGTTATCGCCTTCGTGGGCGCTATGACCGCCGATACAGCCGCCGTTTGGCGATGTACTGCACCACACCCTCCGGCACCAGGTACCAGATCGGCTTGCCGGCGGCGACCCGGTCGCGGCAGTCGGTCGAGGAGATGGCCATGGCCGGCACCTGGACGAGGCTGACCGCGTCCGCCGGCAGGTGCGCGGCGGACAGTTCGAAGCCGGGCCGGGTCACCCCGATGAAGTGCGCCAGCTCGAACATCCGCTCGGCGTCCTTCCACGAGAGGATCTTCTCCAGCGCGTCCGCCCCGGTGATGAAGAACAACTGCGCCTTGCGGCCGTACTCGGCGCGGATGTCGCGCAGCGTGTCGACCGTGTAGGTGGGTCCGTCCCGGTCGATGTCCGCCCGGCTGACCTGGAAGCCCGGGTTGGAGGCGGTGGCGATGACGGTCATCAGGTAGCGGTCCTCGGCCGGGGTCACCGATTCGTCCGACTTCTGCCAGGGCTGGCCGGTGGGCACGAAGACCACCTCGTCCAGCCCGAACCGGTCGGCCACCTCGCTCGCCGCCACCAGGTGCCCGTTGTGGATGGGGTCGAAGGTGCCGCCCATGATCCCGACCCGCCGGATGTCCTCCTCCACTCCTTGATCGTAGGCCGGCGACGCCATCGCCGGGCCGGCGGCCGGCGACGCCAGCCCCAGGGCCGGCAGCCGGCGACGCCAACCCCAGGGCCGGCAGCCGGCGACGCCAACCCCAGGGCCGGCGGCCGGCGACGCCAACCCCGGCGACGCCAACCCCAGGGCCGGCGGCCGGCGACGCCAGCCCCGGGGTCAGCGCGCGGCGAGCGCCCGGCGCAGGTCGTCGTCGGCGTCCAGCACCGCCCGCCGGACCCCCGGCGGCAGGTCCGCCCCGGCCAGCAGGTCCGCGGCCAGCTCCCGGGTCCGCGGCGCCACGGCGTACCGGGGAAACAGGCTGTGCGCGATCGTCTCGGCCGCCCACGGGGTACGGCAGGAGGCCATCGCCGGCAGCTCGGCGAAGTACCGCTCGACGTATCCGCTGGTCAGCTCGACCTGTTCGGGATGCCAGAAGCCGGTGGCGGTGGCCGTCAGCGCCCGCATCGACGCCGCGGTGTCGGCCACGACCAGCCGCCAGGCGCGTTCCTTGGCCGCCTCGTCGGGCAGCGCGGCCCGGCAGTACGCCGCCCGCTGCTCGCCGGCGGCGGTCCGGTCCCGGGCCGACTCGGCCGCGATCCGCGTCTCGTCGGCCGCGCCCAGCACCACCAGCCGCTCCAGCAGGGCCCAGCGCAGGTCGGCGTCCAGGACCAGCCCTTCGGGCAGGCCGTCGCCGGCCAGCCAGCCGTGCAGCAGGCCACTGTCGGCCGTCGCCCAGATCAGCCCGTGCACGGCGGCCAGCAGCGTGGACCCGCCGGTCCCGACCGCACCGTCAAGCCCACCGGCACCGCCGGTCCCACCGGCACCGCCGCCGGCCGGGGCGAGGACCGCGGTCCAGGCCGCCGCCACGGTGTCCAGCGCGCGCCGCCGGGCCGGCGGGTCCAGGTAGCGGTCGAACAGCGGGCGGGCCAGCTGGAACACCTCCTCCACCAGCACCACCTCGGTCTCGCCGGGCAGCGTCACCGACAGCAGCGGCACCAGATCGGTCACCGGCCGCTCGGCGTCGCGCACCGCGTCCATCACGGCGGACCAGACCAGCGCCCGGGCCAACGGGTCGGCCAGGGTGGGCAGCACCTGCGGTACGGCCGCCGCCGAGGCCGCGTCGAGGCGGACCTTCGCGAAGGTCAGGTCGCCGTCGTTGGGCAGCAGCAACCGGGCCACCGGCTCGCCGGCCAGCGCGGCGACCACGGTACGACCGCCCGGCGCGGCCGGATCGAGGTCGACCTCCACCCGCCGGCGCAGCCGGGTCGCCCCGGGCACCGGATCGGGACGCTCGGCCGGGTCGTGCGCGACCGGGCCGTCCTGCTCGACCGGGTCGTAGAGGCCCAGCGCGATCCGGTGCGGGCGGAGCACCGGCTGGTCGGCCGGGGCGGTCTGCACCACGGCGACCTCGGCGTACCGGCCGTCGGGCGTCGGCGTGGCCTCGACGCGCAGCGTGTTGACCCCGGCCCGGCGCAGCCACGGCTCCGCCCAGGCGCCGAGGTCCCGCCCGTCGTCGGCCGGATCCACCGGCCCACCGGCACCGGTCGCCCGGTCGAGCGAGCCGAGCAGGTCCGCCAGGGTCGCGTTGCCGAACCGGTGGGCCGCGAAGTGCGCCCGCAGGCCGGCCAGGAACGCCTCGTCGCCCACCCACGCGACGAGCTGCCGCAGCACCGAGGCGCCCTTGGCGTACGAGATGCCGTCGAAGTTGACAAGCGCCTGCGCGGTGTCGGCGACGTCGGCCGGTGCGACCGGATGGGTGGACGGGCGCTGGTCGGCGGCGTACCCCCAGTTTTTCCGCCGCATGGCGAACTTCGCCCAGGCCCGGTCGAAGCGGGTGGCCTCGGCGGTGACCCGGGTGCCCAGGTACTCGGCGAACGACTCGTTCAGCCACAGGTCGTCCCACCAGCGCATGGTGACCAGGTCGCCGAACCACATGTGCGCCATCTCGTGCGAGATCGTGGTGGCCCGCTGCTCGCGGTCGCTGTCCGTGACCGCCGACCGGAAGACGTAGTCGTCCCGGATGGTCACCAGGCCCGGATTCTCCATCGCGCCCTCGTTGAACTCCGGCACGAACGCCTGGTCGTACTTGCCGAACGGGTAGCGCACCCCGAACAGCCGGTGGAACTCGTCGAGGCACTGCCGGGTGACCGTGAAGATCTCCTCGGCGTCCGCGTCGAGGTGCTCGGCCAGCGACCGCCGGCAGTACAGCGCCAGCGGCACGCCGTCGTGCTCGTCGCGCCGTACGTGGTAGGAACCGGCGATCAGCGAGACGAAATAGGTGGCCAGCGGCTCGGTCCGGGCGAACTCCCAGCGGCCCGGGCCGGGTCGGGCCGCGACCGCGCCGTTCGCGGCGACCAGCCAGTCCGGCGGCGCGGCGACCCGCAGCGTCACCGGCGCCTTGAGGTCGGGCTGGTCGAAGGCCGCGAAGATCCGTTGCGCGTCGTCCAGAAAGGACGTGGCGTACAGGTACGTGGCGCCGTCCGCCGGGTCGAGCACCCGGTGCAGCCCCTGCCCCGTGTTGGTGTACGCCATCACGGCGCCCACGGTGAGCGTGTTCCGCTCGGCCAGCCCGGTCAGCGGGTACCGGTTTCCGGCCAGCGCCGCCGGATCCAGCTCGACGCCGTTGAGCCGTACCCCTTGCAGTTCGACGGGCTTGACCTCGACGAACGTCTCGGCACCGGCGGAGGCCCGGAACTGGATCGTGACCACCGAGGCGAAGGTATCGCCCGCCGCGGTCAAATCCAGGTCGATCTCGTACGACTCCACGGACAGTGTCGCGGCGCGCTGGGCTGCTTCGACGCGGGTGAGGCTCGGCATCCGCCTATCCTGCACGATGGAGACCCGGTTCCCGCCCACGGAACCGACCGCGTGATGGAGGCCCCAATGCCGCAGCACCCCAAGGGCGATTTCGACCTGTCCCGCGCCGTCTGGCAGCGCGCCGACGGCGACCCGGCGGAGGAGGCCGTCGAGGTGGCCTTCGTCGACGACCTGATCGGCATGCGGAACTCGGCCGACCCGGACGGGCCGGTGCTGGTCTTCACCCAGGCGGAGTGGGACGCGTTCGTGGCGGGCGCCCAGGACGGCGAGTTCGACCTCGAATGACCGGCCGCCCGCACTGCTATCGTGGTGGCGTGCGGATGACCAGCACCGGCCTGTGGCGGGCGCCCTGACGGGCGGCCCCGCGCATTCCGCACACCCGATACCCCAGACGGCCGCCCGACGCACCGGGCGGCCGTTTCGCGTACCGCGTCCGCCCGGTGCCGGCGGCCCCGGACACCACCGGAGCCCGCGATGACCGCACCCGCCCTCGACGCCCGTTCCCGGCTGCGCCGGATCACCGGCCTGACCCCGAGCGGCCACCTGCACGTCGGCAACCTGCTCGGCGCGATGGCGCCCATCGCCGCCGGCCAGTACGACCACGACACCGTGGTCTTCCTGGCCGATCTGCACGCCATGACCGTGCGGCACGACCCGGCGCGGGTCCGGGCGAACACCCTGGAACAGGCGACGCTGCTGCTCGCCGCCGGGGTGGACCCGGAGGTCACGCTGCTCTATCCGCAGTCCCAGGTGCCGGCACACACCGAACTGCACTACCTGCTGGAGTGCGTGACCGGGGTGGGCGAGGCCCAACGCATGATCCAGTACCGGGAGAAGTCGGCCCGGCAGCGGCAGGTGCGGCTCAGCCTGCTCACCTACCCGGTGCTGATGGCCGCGGACATCCTGCTGCACCGCATCCGCGAGGTACCGGTCGGCGACGACCAGGACCAGCACGTCGAGCTGGCCCGGGACCTCGCGATCCGGTTCAACCAGCGGTACGGCGACACCTTCCCGGTGCCGGTGGCGGTGCACCCGAGCGCCGCGGCCCGGGTGATGGACCTCGCCGACCCGACGTCGAAGATGAGCAAGTCGGCCGGCTCGGGCGCGGGCACGCTGTTCCTGCTCGACCCGCCGGACGTGCTGCGCCGCAAGGTGCTGCGGGCGGTCACCGACTCGGGGACCACTGTGGCGTACGACCCGGTGCACCGGCCGGGGGTGGCGAACCTGCTGGAGATCCTCGCGGCCTGCGCGGGCCGGTCCCCCGCCGACCTGGCCACGGAGTTCGACTCGTACGGGCGGCTCAAGGCCGCCGTGGTGGACGCCGTGCTGGCCCGGGTGACGCCTATCCAGGCCAGGTACGCCGAGCTGAGCCGCGACCCCGCCCACGTGCACGGCCTGCTGCGGGCGGGAGCCGAACGGGCGCGGGCGGCCACCGCGGACACGGTCCGGGCGGCCCGGGCGGCGATCGGCCTGCTCGACTGAGCGGACCGCCGGAGCGCGGGACGGTTTTGAGTCCGGACCGCGCCCGGGTCTATCGTCCAGATCGAGCGTGCGCTGCGAGCCGACGACGAGGAGCGACCCATGAGCGAAGCGGCCGAGCGGGCGGACCGGAAGCCGCACAGCCCCTGGCTGGTGCTCTCCGTGCTCTGCCTCGGCTTCTTCATGATCCTGCTGGACACGACGATCGTGAACATCGCGATCCCGGACATGAGCACCAGCCTGTCCGCATCCCTGGACCAGATCCTCTGGGTGCTCAACTCCTACGTGCTGGTCTACGCCGTACTGCTGATCACTGCCGGCCGGCTCGGCGACCTGTACGGGCCGAAGCGGCTGTTCATCCTGGGTCTGATCGTCTTCACCGTCGCCTCGGCGGTGTGCGGCTTCGCCCGCAACCCCGAGCAGCTCATCATCGCCCGGGTGGTGCAGGGGGTCGGCGGCGCGCTGCTCACCCCGCAGACCCTGTCCGTGATCACCATGATCTTCCCGGCGGAGAAGCGGGGCGCCGCGTTCGGCCTGTGGGGCGCCGTCGCGGGCGTGGCCACGGTCGCCGGGCCGACCCTCGGCGGTTACCTGGTCACGGACTGGGGCTGGGAGTACATCTTCTTCGTCAACCTGCCGATCGGCATCATCGCCGTGGTGCTGGCCGCGATCGTGATGCCGGACATCAAGCTCAACCGCCGGCACCGGCTGGACTGGACCGGAACGGCGCTGGCCACCGTGGGACTCTTCCTGGTCACGTACGGGTTGATCGAGGGCGAGCCGCACGACTGGGGCCGGGTGTGGGGACCGGTCACCATCTTCGAGGTGATCGCCGCCGGCGTCGTGGTGCTGGCCGTCTTCATGTTCCAGCAGTACGCCGGCCGGGACCGCGAACCGCTGGTGCCGTTCGCGATCTTCGCGGACCGCAACTACTCGCTGATGAACGTCGTGAGCGCGGCCATCGCGTTCGGCATGCTCGGCCTGTTCCTGCCGCTGGTGATCTATCTCCAGTCGGTGCTCGGACTGACCGCGTTGCAGGCCGGTCTCACCACCGCGCCGATGTCGCTGATCTCGATGTGCGTCGCCCCGCTCGCCGGCCGGCTCGCCGACCGCACCGGCGGCAAGTGGGTCCTGTTCCTCGGGCTCAGCCTCTGGTCGGTCGGCATGGGGCTGGTGGTCTGGCTGGCCCACGCCGACTCCGGGCGCTGGCACGTGCTGCCCGGCATCATCGTGGCCGGCTTCGGCCTGGGCCTGACCTTCGCGCCGTTGCAGACCATCGCCATGCGCAACGTGGCACCGCAGATGGCCGGCGCCGCCTCCGGGTTCATCAACACGGCCCGGCAGCTCGGCGCGGTGATCGGCTCGGCCGCGGTCGGTGCCCTGCTCCAGGTGCAGCTCGCCGACCAGTTGCGCAGCACCGCCCGGGCGAACGCCGGGGCGCTGCCGCCGCAGTTCCGCGACCAGTTCGTCGACGGCTTCAGCAACGCCAGCGGCGGCAACCTGGAGATCGGCGCCGGCCAGTCCGGCGTGGAGCTGCCGCCGGACCTGCCGGAGCAGGCCCGGCAGGTGATCGGCGAGGTGGCCGCCCACACGTTCCGCCAGGCGTTCACCACGGCCATGCGGCACAGCCTGGTGCTGCCGCTGGCCGTCCTCGCCCTGGCCGCACTCTGCTGCGTGTTCGTCGCCCGCCGCTCCACCGGGGCGACCGAGTCGGCGCCGCCGACCCCCGAGCCGGTGGACGCGCACGTCTGAGCGGCGAAGCCCGGCCGGCCGGGCAACCGCGCCCTGGGCCGGGACGCGGCCGGCCGGGGAACCGCGCCCTGGGCCGGGACGCGGCCGGCCGGAGAACCGCGGCCTAGGCCGGGACGGGCAGCCGCTTGCGGAAGCAGACGCTGTACGGGTTGCTGACGTACTCGCCGTAGACGGGTATCCGGGCGTACCCGGCCGAGCTGTAGAGCCCGATCGCGGCCGGCAGGTAGGTGGCGGTCTCCAGCCGTACCTCGGTGTGGCCGTGCCAGAGCGCCAGCTCCTCCAGGGCGGTCAGCAGCTGCCGGGCCAGGCCCTGACCGCGGAAGGCCGGCCGGACGTACATCCGCTTGATCTCCGCGGTGCGGGCGTCGAGCGCCTGGATCGCCCCGCAGGTCACCGCCAGCCCGTTGTGCAGTCCGACCAGGAACCGGATGTTCGGGTGGACGTCGAAGACCTGGCCGTCGAGCCCTCCGTCGGCGTCCCGCAACTCGCGTTGCTGGGCCGTCACCAGGGCCACCAGCGCCGGATCGGAGGCGGGCCGCGGCTCGATCAGCACACCTTTACGGTAGTGACCGGGCATTTCCGCCGGGTAACGCGATCATGGACGCCGCGCCAGCGGCTTCCGACCCGGTCCTGAACGGATACGGCGGACCGCGGCCGTCAGCCGGCGCCGCCGGCCGCGCCGTCGCGGTCCCCGCTCCCCTCGGCCGCGCCGTCGCCGGTCCCGTCCCCGCCGGTCACACCGTCCCCGGCGGTCACCGCGGCGGCCGTACCGTCGCCGGTCTCGACCTCGTCGTCCGGGCGGCGCCGGCGGGCCTTGCGGGCCGCCAGCCGCTGCGCGGCGGTGGCCCGGGTGGACCGGTCCGCCATGCGCTCGTCGGTGCCGCGCACGGTGGGCACGAACTCGGCCAGCACCGTCGGGTGCCAGTCGAACTCCCGCTCGCCGATCCGGACCAGGTCGCCGGGCTCGGCGCCGGCCTTGGCCAGCGCCTCCTCGACGCCGAGCCGGGCGAGCCGGTCGGCCAGGTAGCCCACGGCCTCCTCGTTGTCGAAGTTGGTCTGCCGGACCCACCGCTCGGGTCGGGGGCCGCGCACCAGGTAGCCGTCGTCGACGGCCTCCACCGTGAAGCCGGCGTCGTCCACGGCCGGCGGCCGCAGCACGATCCGGGTGGGTTCCGCCGCCGGGGCCGCCGCGCGGGCCTGTTCGACCAGTTCGGCCATCGCGTACGTCAGCTCGCGCAGCCCCTCCCGGGTGGCCGCCGACACCTCGAACACCGGATAGCCGCGTTCCTCGACGTCCGACCGGACGATGTCGGCCAGGTCCCGGCCGTCGGGCACGTCCACCTTGTTCAGCACCACCAGCCGGGGTCGATCGGCCAGCCCGCCGTACGCGGCCAGTTCCGTCTCGATCGCGTCGATGTCGCCGAGCGGGTCCCGGCCCGGTTCCAGGGTGGCCGCGTCCACCACGTGCACGAGAACCGCGCACCGTTCGATGTGCCGGAGGAACTCCAGGCCCAGCCCCTTGCCGGTGGCGGCGCCGGGAATCAGCCCGGGTACGTCGGCGACGGTGAACGTGTGGTCGTCGACCCGGACGACGCCCAGGTTCGGTACGAGGGTGGTGAACGGGTAGTCGGCGATCTTCGGCTTCGCCGCGGAGAGCACCGAGATCAGCGAGGACTTGCCGGCGGACGGGAACCCGACCAGCCCGACGTCCGCCACGCTCTTGAGTTCCAGCACCACGTCCAGCTGGTCGCCCGGCTCGCCCAGTTCGGCGAAGCCGGGCGCCTTGCGCCGGGAGTTGGCCAGCGCCGCGTTGCCCCGGCCGCCCCGGCCGCCGCGGGCCGCCTCGAACGTGGTCCCGGCGCCGACCAGGTCGGCCAGCACCGTCCCGTCGAGCGTGCTCACCACCGTCCCGTCGGGCACCTTGAGCACCAGGTCGGTGCCGTTGGCGCCGTCCCGGTTGGAGCCGGCGCCGCCCTTGCCCCCGGCGGCCCGCACGTGCGGCCGGAAGTGGAAGTCCAGCAGCGTGTGTACCTGGGGGTCGACCACGAGGGAGATGCCGCCGCCGTGTCCGCCGTTGCCCCCGTCGGGGCCGCCGAACGGCTTGAACTTCTCCCGGTGGATCGAGACACAGCCGTGCCCGCCGTCGCCGGCCCGCAGGTGCAGGACGACCCGGTCAACGAACGTCGCCACGACGCAATCCTCTCAGCGGCGGATGGTGCCGCCGCAGGCGAATCCGGGGATCCGCCCCGGAGACAGCGAAGCGGGCCGGGGACACCGTGGTCCCGCGGCCCGCTTCGACGATGTGCTACTGCTGTGCCGCCGGCACGATGCTGACGATCTTGCGACCGCGCCTGCTGCCGAACTGCACCGCTCCCGCGGCCAGCGCGAAGAGCGTGTCGTCGTTACCGCGGCCGACGAGCTCGCCGGGGTGGAACTTGGTGCCACGCTGCCGGACGATGATCTCGCCGGCGCTGACGACCTGGCCACCGAACCGCTTCACGCCGAGCCGCTGCGCCGCGGAGTCCCGGCCGTTACGCGAGCTGGACGCACCCTTTTTGTGAGCCATCTGAGAACGACCTTACTTTCCGCTGGAGATGCCGGTCACCTTGATCTTGGTCAGCGGCTGGCGGTGACCCTGACGCTTGTGGTAGCCGGTCTTGTTCTTGAACTTGTGGATCCGGATCTTCGGGCCCTTGGTGTGCGCGGCGATCTCGCCGGACACCGAGACGTCGGCGAGCTTGGCCGCATCGGTCACCAGGTCTTCACCATCGACGAGGAGGACCGCGGTCAGCGTCACCGCGTCGCCGGGCTGGCCGACGAGCTTCTCGACCTCGATCACGTCGCCCTCGGCGACCTTGTACTGCTTGCCGCCGGTCTTGACGATCGCGTACATCGGACGCGGACTCCCTGTCGTTGAGGCTGCTGGGAAAAGCTGCTCGCGGCGACTCGCCGCGGGATGCGGCTGCGGGCACGCGACAACTCGGCGCACGCAGGTACGCCGCAGGCAAGCGTACGCCATGCCCGGCCCCGCCCCCAAACCGGGGCCGGCACGACCACCGGAACGGGTCCCGGGGCGCTCAGCTGCCGCAGAGCGCGTCCACCCGCTGCTGGAGCTGGTCGAGCTTGCTCTGGTCGAGGCTCTGCACGTCCGGTTCGATGGTGGCGATCTCCGCGCTCACGTCGGTCAGCGCCGCCCGCAACTGCGGATCGGTCGCCCGCTGCGCCTGCTTCCGGATCCCGTCGGCCCAGCGGTCCAGCGCGGCCTGGGCGTTCCGCTTGGCCGTCTCCGCCGTCTTCGTGTCGCCCGTGCTGCTGGCCTGCAGTTGGCTGGACAGCTCGTTCACGAAGGTCACCGCGGCCTCGGAACTGGTCTCGACGGCCGCCGCGCAGACGTCGCCGGCGTTGCCGCCCGCGGTGGCGGTCACCTCGGCACCGCCCGGGGTCGGCGTGCCACCAGGGGTGCCGGGCGTGCCGGACGTACCCGCGCCCGGGCTGCCGGCGGCCGACGACCCGGCGGCGCCGGTCGGCGCCGCGACCGGGTCGGCGCCGCCCGAACAGCCGGCGGTGGCGATCAGCAGCGCCACCGCCGCGGCGGCGGTGGCCGGAAGGCGTCGCATCGGAGGCTCCCAGGGGTGAGGCTGGCCGACCCGGCGCGGAACGGCCGGGGCCGGCGGGACGGCTCGGGCCAGCCTAAGCGGTCACCGCCGAACCCGCCCGGGGCGGACCCCGGGCGGTCGTCAGAGCCAGCCGTCAGAGCCGGCCGTCAGGGCCGGGTACGCCGTCGGGTGCCGCCGCGGCGCGACCGGCGCCGACCGACGCCCCCGCCGTCGCCCGGTTCCCCGGTGTCCGACCCGTCCAGCCCGTCGGGGTCGTCCGCGCCGGCCAGCCGCATCGGCTCGGCCTCCCGGACGTCCTCGATCGCCGGCGCCTCGGCCGCCGCGTTCTCGTACCGGGACAGGTCGTAGCCCATCGTGTCGTCCTCCTCGACGACCTCGACCTCGGTGACCGTGGTCGCCGGCTCGGCCGCCGCGCCGCGGCGACCCCGGCGGCGCCCGCCGCCCGATCCGCTCTCCGCGGCCGGCGCCGGGGTTCCGGCCGAGGCGACCGCCTTGACCTTGTCGCCCCCGCCCGAACGGCCCTTCTCGGGCACCGGCTCGGTGTGGATGATCAGACCGCGGCCCTTGCAGCAGTCACAGGTCTCGCTGAACGCCTCCAGCAGCCCGGCACCGATCCGCTTGCGGGTCATCTGCACCAGGCCCAGCGAGGTGATCTCGGTGACCTGGTGCTTGGTGCGGTCCCGGCCGAGGCACTCGGTCAGCCGGCGCAGCACCAGCTCCCGGTTCGACTCCAGCACCATGTCGATGAAGTCGATCACGATGATGCCGCCGAGGTCCCGCAGCCGCAGCTGGCGGACGATCTCCTCGGCCGCCTCCAGGTTGTTGCGGGTGACCGTTTCCTCCAGGTTGCCGCCGGCCCCGGTGTACTTGCCGGTGTTGACGTCCACCACGGTCATCGCCTCGGTGCGGTCGATCACCAGGTGACCGCCGGAGGGCAGGAAGACCTTGCGGTCCAGGCCCTTGAGGATCTGCTCGTCGATCCGGTGCTCGGCGAACACGTCGTTCGTGCCGGTGTGCCGGCGCAGCCGCGCCACCAGGTCCGGCGAGACCTGGCCCAGGTACGACTCCACCATCGCGTACGCGGACTCGCCCTCGACCACCAGGTCCCGGAAGTCCTCGTTGAACAGGTCCCGGACCACCCGGATCACCAGGTCCGGCTCCTCGGACAGCAGCACCGGGGCGCCACCGGAGGCGGCCTTGGCCTGGATGTCCTCCCACTGCGACTGCAACCGCTTGATGTCCCGGGCCAGTTCGTCCTCGCTGGCACCCTCGGCCGCGGTCCGCACGATCACCCCGGCGCCCTCGGGAACCAGCTTCTTGAGGATGTCCCGCAGCCGCTTCCGCTCGGTGTCCGGAAGCTTGCGGCTGATCCCCGAGGCGTTGCCGTGCGGCACGTACACCAGGTGCCGGCCGGAGAGCGCGATGTGGCTGGTCAGCCGCGCGCCCTTGTGCCCGATCGGATCCTTGGTGACCTGCACCAGCACCGAGTCGCCGGACTTGAGCGCCTGCTC is a genomic window containing:
- a CDS encoding DUF397 domain-containing protein, which codes for MPQHPKGDFDLSRAVWQRADGDPAEEAVEVAFVDDLIGMRNSADPDGPVLVFTQAEWDAFVAGAQDGEFDLE
- the nadD gene encoding nicotinate-nucleotide adenylyltransferase — its product is MEEDIRRVGIMGGTFDPIHNGHLVAASEVADRFGLDEVVFVPTGQPWQKSDESVTPAEDRYLMTVIATASNPGFQVSRADIDRDGPTYTVDTLRDIRAEYGRKAQLFFITGADALEKILSWKDAERMFELAHFIGVTRPGFELSAAHLPADAVSLVQVPAMAISSTDCRDRVAAGKPIWYLVPEGVVQYIAKRRLYRRS
- a CDS encoding histidine phosphatase family protein encodes the protein MTRLILWRHGNTDWNNGNRVQGQTDVPLNDLGREQAATAATWLAALRPDRIVASDLSRAWETAAALAALTGLPVHADARLRERHFGRWQGLLLTEAAERHPTEYAAWRSGDPDPGCGVEALDDLSKRVGAAVQDAADDVPGGTVVLATHGGAARQGCGQILGWGPAVLRSLGSLQNCHWTEVRHDATRGWQLRGHNVGPLDQRPAPPAT
- a CDS encoding DegV family protein, which translates into the protein MRVAVVTDSTAYLPAELSHQLTVVPLTVVMNGTAGREGIEVSPADVAQALCERRVAVTTSRPAPEELAGTYRQLLDAGADGVVSVHLSAKLSGTVEAARLAAADLDGRVEVVDSRSAGMGLGFPALAAGAAAARGADLAEVRRTAAAAADRTTTLFYVDTLEFLRRGGRITAASALLGTALAVKPILHVADGALALRDRVRTTGRALARLVDLAVQAAGDAPVDVAVHHVAAPERATDLLAALVDRLGDQICDRYLAEAGAVVAAHAGPGLACVVVHRRAPSGPTDPR
- the pepN gene encoding aminopeptidase N, with protein sequence MPSLTRVEAAQRAATLSVESYEIDLDLTAAGDTFASVVTIQFRASAGAETFVEVKPVELQGVRLNGVELDPAALAGNRYPLTGLAERNTLTVGAVMAYTNTGQGLHRVLDPADGATYLYATSFLDDAQRIFAAFDQPDLKAPVTLRVAAPPDWLVAANGAVAARPGPGRWEFARTEPLATYFVSLIAGSYHVRRDEHDGVPLALYCRRSLAEHLDADAEEIFTVTRQCLDEFHRLFGVRYPFGKYDQAFVPEFNEGAMENPGLVTIRDDYVFRSAVTDSDREQRATTISHEMAHMWFGDLVTMRWWDDLWLNESFAEYLGTRVTAEATRFDRAWAKFAMRRKNWGYAADQRPSTHPVAPADVADTAQALVNFDGISYAKGASVLRQLVAWVGDEAFLAGLRAHFAAHRFGNATLADLLGSLDRATGAGGPVDPADDGRDLGAWAEPWLRRAGVNTLRVEATPTPDGRYAEVAVVQTAPADQPVLRPHRIALGLYDPVEQDGPVAHDPAERPDPVPGATRLRRRVEVDLDPAAPGGRTVVAALAGEPVARLLLPNDGDLTFAKVRLDAASAAAVPQVLPTLADPLARALVWSAVMDAVRDAERPVTDLVPLLSVTLPGETEVVLVEEVFQLARPLFDRYLDPPARRRALDTVAAAWTAVLAPAGGGAGGTGGAGGLDGAVGTGGSTLLAAVHGLIWATADSGLLHGWLAGDGLPEGLVLDADLRWALLERLVVLGAADETRIAAESARDRTAAGEQRAAYCRAALPDEAAKERAWRLVVADTAASMRALTATATGFWHPEQVELTSGYVERYFAELPAMASCRTPWAAETIAHSLFPRYAVAPRTRELAADLLAGADLPPGVRRAVLDADDDLRRALAAR
- the rsfS gene encoding ribosome silencing factor, which codes for MAVPERAHELAMAAAQAAADKKAQDIVIIDVGDRLAITDAFMIASAPNERQVAAIVDAIEEALVNLPEKAKPVQREGERAGRWVLLDYVDVVIHIQHTEEREFYALDRLWKDCPTIPFVDRDLVDAEAGPAVLAE